From one Trifolium pratense cultivar HEN17-A07 linkage group LG1, ARS_RC_1.1, whole genome shotgun sequence genomic stretch:
- the LOC123886081 gene encoding probable hexosyltransferase MUCI70 has translation MFYNNNHHHSLPISLSDDETDELGRMRVRARRKRKKLGNKRFIKKLLVKYWMLLIILPAAFLLFYEATRIGGLRPNSPNIATIKSLNQDHPHDLPSSDLVKELNTKTNLNRLDPVTHVIGGVKERCLKLLPPEKLEQLEIPVEEESSLPIGKVLYMSGNDASFVGGNATLSQLRAADTSFNLFTGNQTFEERQRSFEVKKTAMVHCGFYSVDGGFRISDEDKSYMQGCKVVVSTCAFGGGDDLYQPIGMSEASLKKVCYVAFWDEITLKAQELVGRRVGDDGFVGKWRIIVVQDLPFSDQRLNGKIPKMLSHRLFPQSEYSIWVDSKSQFRRDPLGVLEALLWRTNSVLAISEHGARGSVYDEAKAVVKKNKAKPEEVEVQLNQYKKDGLPEDKRFNGKKALCEASVIVRKHTPLTNLLMCVWFNEVVRFTSRDQLSFPYVLWQLKAFKNINMFPVCTRKDLVNSMGHIRKAKPLQN, from the exons ATGTTCTACAACAACAATCACCACCACTCTCTACCGATCTCACTTTCCGACGACGAAACCGATGAACTAGGTCGTATGCGTGTTCGCGCTCGTCGTAAACGGAAGAAACTCGGCAATAAACGTTTCATCAAGAAGCTTCTTGTCAAATACTGGATGCTACTTATCATTCTTCCAGCTGCGTTTTTGCTATTTTATGAAGCTACACGAATTGGTGGTCTTAGACCTAATTCTCCCAACATTGCaacaattaaatcactcaatcAAGATCATCCTCATGATCTACCTAGTTCTGATTTGGTTAAAGAATTGAACACCAAAACTAACTTGAATCGTCTTGATCCTGTTACTCATGTTATTGGTGGTGTTAAAGAAC GTTGCTTGAAGCTTCTACCACCTGAAAAACTAGAGCAACTAGAGATTCCTGTGGAAGAAGAATCTAGTTTACCTATTGGTAAAGTCTTGTACATGTCAGGGAATGATGCGTCTTTTGTAGGAGGCAATGCTACATTGTCTCAATTGCGTGCAGCGGATAcaagttttaatttatttactgGAAATCAAACATTTGAGGAAAGACAGAGAAGTTTTGAG GTGAAAAAAACTGCAATGGTACATTGCGGGTTCTACAGTGTGGATGGAGGGTTTAGGATATCTGATGAAGATAAAAGTTACATGCAAGGTTGCAAAGTGGTGGTATCTACTTGTGCATTTGGTGGTGGAGATGATCTCTATCAACCGATTGGAATGTCAGAGGCTTCACTTAAGAAG GTTTGCTATGTAGCATTCTGGGATGAAATCACTCTAAAAGCTCAGGAGTTGGTGGGTCGCAGAGTTGGGGACGATGGATTTGTTGGAAAATGGCGTATTATTGTTGTTCAGGATCTTCCCTTTTCTGATCAAAGGTTGAATGGCAAAATTCCCAAG ATGTTAAGCCATCGGCTTTTTCCTCAATCAGAATACTCTATTTGGGTTGACTCCAAGTCCCAATTTAGGAGGGACCCACTAGGTGTGTTGGAAGCACTCCTATGGCGCACAAATTCTGTACTTGCTATATCAGAACACGGAGCTCGCGGTAGTGTCTATGATGAGGCTAAGGCTGTTGTCAAGAAAAACAAAGCCAAGCCGGAGGAAGTTGAAGTGCAACTGAATCAATACAAAAAAGATGGCTTGCCTGAAGACAAGAGATTTAATGGAAAGAAAG CTCTATGTGAAGCCTCTGTTATCGTGAGGAAGCATACGCCattaactaatctattgatgtGTGTCTGGTTTAATGAGGTTGTTCGCTTCACTTCTAGGGATCAGCTCAGCTTCCCATATGTTCTGTGGCAGTTGAAAGCATTCAAAAATATCAACATGTTTCCTGTCTGCACCCGCAAGGATCTGGTCAATAGCATGGGCCACATACGCAAGGCAAAACCATTGCAAAACTGA
- the LOC123886085 gene encoding 30S ribosomal protein S9, chloroplastic, with translation MAVSLSSLTSSLSSLSFSSNISHIPTSLSLPRITTLSRSPKFPSFTVTASTADIALEPEPEIADLKKYVKSRLPGGFAAQTILATGRRKTAVARVVLQEGTGKIIINYRDAKEYLQGNPLWLQYVKIPLITLGYDTSYDVFVKAEGGGLSGQAQAITLGIARALLKVSESHRVPLRLQGLLTRDSRAVERKKVGLHKARKAPQYSKR, from the exons ATGGCAGTTTCCTTATCATCTCTCACATCTTCCCTCTCTTCACTCTCCTTCTCTTCCAACATCTCTCACATACCAACCTCCCTTTCTCTCCCCAGAATAACAACCCTCTCCCGCTCTCCCAAATTCCCTTCATTCACTGTAACCGCTTCAACAGCAGACATTGCTCTTGAGCCCGAACCCGAAATTGCTGACCTCAAGAAATACGTCAAATCCAGACTTCCTGGTGGTTTCGCCGCTCAAACTATCCTCGCTACCGGTCGCCGGAAAACTGCTGTTGCTCGTGTTGTTCTTCAGGAAGGAACTGGCAAAATCATTATTAATTACCGTGATGCTAAG GAATATCTTCAAGGAAATCCGCTATGGCTTCAATACGTTAAGATTCCCTTAATAACTTTGGGATATGACACTAGTTATGATGTGTTTGTCAAAGCCGAGGGAGGCGGCCTCTCTGGTCAAGCTCAGGCGATCACCCTTGGCATTGCTCGTGCATTGCTAAAGGTGAGTGAAAGTCATAGAGTACCTCTGAGACTGCAAGGGCTTCTGACCAGAGATTCTAGAGCTGTTGAGAGGAAGAAAGTTGGTCTCCATAAAGCTCGTAAAGCTCCTCAATACTCCAAACGTTGA